Genomic DNA from Pelosinus sp. IPA-1:
GAACATCGAGAGCAAATTAATGCATATATGGAAAAAATATTTGAATATGGAAATCCTAAAATCTACTATGAAGTGGGTGTTGTTTTTCATAAAGCGGGATACGCAAAAGAAGCTAGAGAAATGTTTCAAAAAGCGCTAGTGATTTTTAGGAGTAGCCCTTCGTTCTTAAGAAAACAGCAGCGATATTATGCAATTATGTCAAAGATCAGAAGTATTTGGCAGGGATGACGAATGATTTGTTTTTTGATAAATGCCCTATGAAATTAGATAGCATAACAGGAATATCTAAAAAATGTGATTGATAGGATCTACTGGGACAGGAAGCTGTCCCCTTGTCTTATAAAAGGGCGGGAAAATAAAAAATGTAAGTAAAGTTTATTTACTTACACAATTACGCCCCTTTTTCTTAGCGCGATATAGGGCGGTATCGGCGGCTTTCATGACGTTCTCAGTTATTTTATTTTTTTCGCTGCGTTCAGCAGCTCCGATGCTAATTGTTACAAAAAGCTTTTTAGCAGAGGATTTCTTCCCTTTTTTATGCTCTTTTTTTTGATAAGTAAAAGGAGTTTTCTCAACGGCGGCACGCAGCTCTTCTAGATGGGGCAATGCATCTGCAATTTTAGTCCGGGGGAAAATAATGGTAAACTCTTCCCCGCCATAGCGGAAGGCCTTTCCGCCACCAGTCACTCCTCTGAGTACAGATGCCACTAAGCGCAAGACTTCATCTCCTGTGTCATGCCCATAAGTATCATTAAACTTTTTGAAAAAATCAATATCTAGCATAGCAACAGTGTAATCACCGTGCAGCTTCATAAGTTCTTCTTTAAGCGCACGACGCGCAGGCAAACCTGTTAGTTCATCCAGATAGGCCATAGAATAGGAATCCTGAATCACCGCAGTAAGCAGCATGAGGCCGGCAGCACAAAAGAAAATTGGTACTGCTATTACATTGGCCTTGAGTTGCAATCCTATCAAAGCAGCAAAAAGCACTGTGATGAAAGCATTGTTTAGATTAGAGGGCTGAGCTAACTGTTTTTTTATTAGCCATAGTAATGTAATACCAGCGGCCAACAATGCAGGCTGAGGAATCGTAACGATTGGCAAGTTCAGTGAAACTACGCGTTGAGTGAATAGTTTGAGTAAATCATTATCTTTTGTTATAACTGCGGTAGCAATAAAAAATAGTTCGAGAAAAATAAGACCGAACCGTAACAAACCCCAGGTATTGAAAATACCGCGCTCCTTTATCGAAGAGAAGATTAAAATATTAACTGGAATAACCATACTGACAATCGAAAAGATTGAGGCTTTATAAACAGGAAGTCCAACGATTTCCGCCGCAGTATTACTCAAAGCCCAGTCACATAAAGCAAATGTAATCAACACAAAAAACACACGACTGCGATTAAACCACCAGCTAAACAACATGCCGACCACAAATAAGGCATATGAAGCATTATAGAGGTTTGTACTAAGCATAGTATCTATCGTCAACTCGGAAAAAAGAAGGCTAGTGAGTGCTAGTAGACCAAAGGGAACGGTTTTAATCATGGCTGTAATATTTATCATTAAATGAATTAATTCCTTTCAAGTTCTTCAACTTTATGTTTCTATATTATATCAATTACGACATTTTTTGTCATTCATTTACATGGCTTCATCTCGACTTCACCCAACTAGAGGAATCATAGGGACAGAGTATATCATAAAAGTTATGTATAGTGCCTCTGTTTGTGTGGTGAGTTATTTCTATAAGCTTACAAGGTTATTTAGATCTATAGTTTAGAATAAGTTATTTTGTATTTAATTACCTCTACTGAAAGATATAGATTTATAACATAAGGAGTAAGAAATAAGATAATCTGGCTCTTTTGTCTTGCCAAAGGAGCCAGAGTAGACTCAAATGAATTAAACCCGCGAATTTCGCGGGTTCTTTGCTGTATATTTTTAACTCTTACGAAAAATTAAACAATTATATGTTTCAGAAGCAGGAATATTTCGAAAAATGTAGAAATAATATAATAATAAGGCATGGACATCATGCTATTTAAGAATAGGAGGTAACATAAAAGTAAATCTATTTTTCCGTGACAATCAGCCTAGAAAAATATCTGAATATTCATTTTAACATGACAATTAGTCTGCATTATCAGTGTTAGCTGAGAATTAGAATATGTAGCATTTTGAGTATACAAGATTAAGCGATTTACCGAGGCAATAATCAATAATAAATGGAGGAAATACACCATGGATAACTTAACCAATATTGTGAACATTTTAACATCAACATATTGCTGCTGGCAGGAAAAGAGAGAACAGGATGAAGTAATGGAGTACTTAAATAAGTACTTATATTTACCACATTGTGAAAAATTTATTATGAATAGTGTACGCAATTTAAAAAATGGCAATACAGAAGAACTAAAGAAAATTGGCCAAGAATTTGTTAAACATGGGGAAATGGAGTTAGCTAGTAACGTCAATACTCTTGTTAATGGGGAAGTTAGCATATCCGAAGAATTATATACAGCTGTAGAATCTTATTTAAATAGCAGTCTTTTCCATAAGGAAGTAGAGACTTACTTGGCAAATTCGATTCATTAGAATGCTATATATAACAAAATAAAAATTGGGCTATATCTCATAAAATACTATTTGTTGATTTAA
This window encodes:
- a CDS encoding GGDEF domain-containing protein, translated to MINITAMIKTVPFGLLALTSLLFSELTIDTMLSTNLYNASYALFVVGMLFSWWFNRSRVFFVLITFALCDWALSNTAAEIVGLPVYKASIFSIVSMVIPVNILIFSSIKERGIFNTWGLLRFGLIFLELFFIATAVITKDNDLLKLFTQRVVSLNLPIVTIPQPALLAAGITLLWLIKKQLAQPSNLNNAFITVLFAALIGLQLKANVIAVPIFFCAAGLMLLTAVIQDSYSMAYLDELTGLPARRALKEELMKLHGDYTVAMLDIDFFKKFNDTYGHDTGDEVLRLVASVLRGVTGGGKAFRYGGEEFTIIFPRTKIADALPHLEELRAAVEKTPFTYQKKEHKKGKKSSAKKLFVTISIGAAERSEKNKITENVMKAADTALYRAKKKGRNCVSK